The Drosophila bipectinata strain 14024-0381.07 chromosome 2L, DbipHiC1v2, whole genome shotgun sequence genome has a segment encoding these proteins:
- the Mhc gene encoding myosin heavy chain, muscle isoform X23 — protein MPKPAPNLEDEDPTPYLFVSLEQRRIDQSKPYDSKKNCWIPDEKEGYLLGEIKATKGDIVSVGLPGGETRDLKKDLLQQVNPPKYEKAEDMSNLTYLNDASVLHNLRQRYYNKLIYTYSGLFCVAINPYKRYPVYTNRCAKMYRGKRRNEVPPHIFAISDGAYVDMLTNHVNQSMLITGESGAGKTENTKKVIAYFATVGASTKKDESQKNKGSLEDQVVQTNPVLEAFGNAKTVRNDNSSRFGKFIRIHFGPTGKLAGADIETYLLEKARVISQQSLERSYHIFYQIMSGSVAGVKDICLLTDNIYDYHIVSQGKVTVPSIDDAEEFSLTDQAFDILGFTKQEKEDVYRITAAVMHMGGMKFKQRGREEQAEQDGEEEGGRVSKLFGCDTAELYKNLLKPRIKVGNEFVTQGRNVQQVTNSIGALCKGVFDRLFKWLVKKCNETLDTQQKRQHFIGVLDIAGFEIFDYNGFEQLCINFTNEKLQQFFNHHMFVLEQEEYKREGIDWAFIDFGMDLLACIDLIEKPMGILSILEEESMFPKATDQTFSEKLTNTHLGKSAPFQKPKPPKPGQQAAHFAIGHYAGVVAYNITGWLEKNKDPLNDTVVDQFKKSQNKLLIEIFADHAGQSGGGEQAKGGRGKKGGGFATVSSAYKEQLNSLMTTLRSTQPHFVRCIIPNEMKQPGLVDAHLVMHQLTCNGVLEGIRICRKGFPNRMVYPDFKMRYKIMCPKQLQGVEKDKKATEIIIKFIDLPEDQYRLGNTKVFFRAGVLGQMEEFRDERLGKIMSWMQAWARGYLSRKGFKKLQEQRVALKVVQRNLRKYLQLRTWPWYKLWQKVKPLLNVSRIEDEIARLEEKAKKAEELHAAEVKVRKELEALNAKLLAEKTALLDSLSGEKGQLQDFQERNAKLTAQKNDLENQLRDIQERLTQEEDARNQLFQQKKKADQEISGLKKDIEDLELNIQKAEQDKATKDHQIRNLNDEIAHQDELINKLNKEKKMQGESNQKTGEELQAAEDKINHLNKVKAKLEQTLDELEDSLEREKKVRGDVEKSKRKVEGDLKLTQEAVADLERNKKELEQTIQRKDKELSSITAKLEDEQVVVGKHQRQIKELQARIEELEEEVEAERQARAKAEKQRADLARELEELGERLEEAGGATSAQIELNKKREAELSKLRRDLEEANIQHESTLANLRKKHNDAVAEMAEQVDQLNKLKAKAEKEKNEYYGQLNDLRAGVDHITNEKAAQEKIAKQLQHTLNEVQSKLDETNRTLNDFDASKKKLSIENSDLLRQLEEAESQVSQLSKIKISLTTQLEDTKRLADEESRERATLLGKFRNLEHDLDNLREQVEEEAEGKADLQRQLSKANAEAQVWRSKYESDGVARSEELEEAKRKLQARLAEAEETIESLNQKCIGLEKTKQRLSTEVEDLQLEVDRANAIANAAEKKQKAFDKIIGEWKLKVDDLAAELDASQKECRNYSTELFRLKGAYEEGQEQLEAVRRENKNLADEVKDLLDQIGEGGRNIHEIEKARKRLEAEKDELQAALEEAEAALEQEENKVLRAQLELSQVRQEIDRRIQEKEEEFENTRKNHQRALDSMQASLEAEAKGKAEALRMKKKLEADINELEIALDHANKANAEAQKNIKRYQQQLKDIQTALEEEQRARDDAREQLGISERRANALQNELEESRTLLEQADRGRRQAEQELADAHEQLNEVSAQNASISAAKRKLESELQTLHSDLDELLNEAKNSEEKAKKAMVDAARLADELRAEQDHAQTQEKLRKALEQQIKELQVRLDEAEANALKGGKKAIQKLEQRVRELENELDGEQRRHADAQKNLRKSERRIKELSFQSEEDRKNHERMQDLVDKLQQKIKTYKRQIEEAEEIAALNLAKFRKAQQELEEAEERADLAEQAISKFRAKGRAGSVGRGASPAPTASKGRKSALLEQ, from the exons ATGCCGAAGCCAGCTCCAAATCTTGAGGATGAGGATCCCACCCCATACCTGTTCGTGTCTCTGGAACAGAGACGTATCGATCAATCGAAACCCTATGATTCGAAGAAGAACTGTTGGATCCCCGACGAGAAGGAGGGTTATCTCCTTGGTGAGATCAAGGCCACCAAGGGCGATATCGTCTCCGTCGGCTTGCCTGGTGGAGAG acacGAGACCTCAAGAAAGATCTGCTCCAGCAAGTGAACCCTCCAAAATACGAAAAAGCTGAGGATATGTCCAACTTGACATACCTTAACGATGCCTCTGTGCTCCATAACTTGAGACAGAGATACTACAACAAGCTCATCTAC ACCTACTCTGGTCTTTTCTGCGTTGCCATCAATCCTTACAAGCGCTACCCCGTATATACCAACCGTTGCGCTAAGATGTACCGTGGCAAGCGCCGTAATGAGGTGCCACCCCACATTTTCGCCATCTCTGACGGTGCCTACGTCGACATGTTGACCAACCACGTGAATCAATCTATGTTGATCACCGGTGAGTCTGGTGCCGGAAAGACTGAGAACACCAAGAAGGTCATTGCGTACTTCGCCACTGTTGGCGCTTCCACCAAGAAGGATGAGTCGCAGAAGAACAAGGGTTCCCTGGAAGATCAGGTTGTGCAGACTAACCCTGTGCTTGAGGCTTTCGGTAATGCCAAGACCGTGCGTAACGATAACTCTTCTCGTTTC GGTAAATTCATCCGTATCCACTTCGGACCTACTGGTAAACTGGCTGGTGCTGATATTGAGACCT ATCTGCTGGAGAAGGCCCGTGTCATCTCCCAGCAGTCCCTGGAGCGTTCCTACCACATCTTCTACCAGATCATGTCTGGCTCCGTTGCCGGTGTTAAAG ACATTTGTCTGTTGACCGATAACATCTACGATTACCACATTGTCTCCCAGGGCAAGGTCACTGTACCCAGTATCGATGATGCTGAGGAGTTCTCCCTCACCGAT CAAGCCTTCGACATTCTGGGCTTCACCAAGCAGGAGAAGGAGGATGTGTACAGGATCACCGCCGCTGTCATGCACATGGGTGGCATGAAGTTCAAGCAACGTGGTCGCGAGGAGCAGGCTGAGCAGGACGGTGAGGAGGAGGGTGGCCGTGTGTCCAAGCTGTTCGGCTGCGACACCGCTGAGCTGTACAAGAACTTGCTCAAGCCCCGCATCAAGGTCGGTAACGAGTTCGTCACCCAGGGCCGTAACGTCCAGCAGGTCACCAACTCGATCGgtgccctctgcaagggtgtcTTCGATCGTCTGTTCAAGTGGCTGGTCAAGAAGTGTAACGAGACTCTGGATACCCAGCAGAAGCGTCAGCACTTCATTGGTGTACTGGATATTGCTGGTTTTGAAATCTTCGAC TACAACGGTTTCGAGCAACTGTGTATTAACTTCACCAACGAGAAGTTGCAACAATTCTTCAACCATCACATGTTCGTTTTGGAGCAAGAAGAATACAAGAGGGAAGGTATCGATTGGGCCTTCATCGATTTCGGTATGGACTTGTTGGCCTGTATCGATCTGATTGAAAAG CCTATGGGTATCCTGTCCATCCTTGAAGAAGAGTCTATGTTCCCCAAGGCCACCGATCAGACCTTCTCGGAGAAGCTGACCAACACCCATTTGGGCAAGTCGGCTCCATTCCAGAAGCCCAAGCCCCCAAAGCCCGGCCAGCAGGCTGCCCACTTTGCCATCGGCCATTATGCTGGTGTTGTGGCCTACAACATCACCGGTTGGTTGGAGAAGAACAAGGATCCTCTGAACGACACTGTTGTCGACCAGTTCAAGAAGTCGCAGAACAAGCTGCTGATCGAAATCTTCGCCGATCACGCCGGACAGTCGGGCGGCGGTGAACAGGCCAAGGGAGGTCGTGGCAAGAAGGGCGGTGGCTTCGCCACTGTGTCCTCTGCCTACAAGGAGCAGTTGAACAGCTTGATGACCACTCTGCGCTCCACCCAGCCTCACTTCGTCCGTTGCATCATTCCCAACGAGATGAAGCAGCCTGGACTTGTTGATGCCCACTTGGTCATGCACCAGCTGACCTGTAACGGTGTGCTTGAAGGTATCCGTATTTGCCGTAAGGGCTTCCCCAACAGGATGGTCTACCCTGACTTCAAGATGCG CTACAAGATCATGTGCCCCAAGCAATTGCAGGGCGTTGAGAAAGACAAAAAGGCCACTGAAATAATCATTAAGTTTATCGATTTGCCCGAAGATCAGTACCGTCTGGGTAACACAAAG GTGTTCTTCCGCGCCGGTGTCCTGGGTCAGATGGAGGAGTTCCGTGATGAGCGTCTGGGCAAGATCATGTCCTGGATGCAGGCCTGGGCCCGTGGTTACCTGTCCCGTAAGGGCTTCAAGAAGCTCCAGGAACAGCGCGTCGCCCTCAAGGTTGTCCAGCGCAATCTGCGCAAATACCTGCAGCTCCGCACCTGGCCATGGTACAAACTGTGGCAGAAGGTCAAGCCCCTCCTCAACGTCAGCCGTATCGAGGATGAGATTGCC CGTCTGGAGGAGAAGGCCAAGAAGGCTGAGGAACTGCATGCCGCTGAAGTGAAAGTACGCAAGGAGCTGGAGGCCCTCAACGCCAAGCTGTTGGCTGAGAAGACCGCCCTGCTGGACTCTCTGTCCGGTGAGAAGGGTCAGCTGCAGGACTTCCAGGAGCGCAACGCCAAGTTGACCGCCCAGAAGAACGACCTCGAGAACCAGCTGCGC GACATCCAAGAGCGCCTGACTCAGGAGGAAGATGCCCGCAACCAGCTGTTCCAGCAGAAGAAGAAGGCCGACCAGGAGATCTCTGGCCTGAAGAAGGACATCGAGGATCTGGAGCTGAACATCCAGAAGGCCGAGCAGGACAAGGCCACCAAGGATCACCAGATCCGCAACTTGAACGACGAGATCGCCCACCAGGATGAGCTCATCAACAAGCTGAACAAGGAGAAGAAGATGCAGGGCGAGTCCAACCAGAAGACTGGTGAGGAACTGCAGGCCGCCGAGGACAAGATCAACCACTTGAACAAGGTTAAGGCCAAGCTCGAGCAGACCCTCGACGAGCTCGAGGACTCTCTGGAGCGCGAGAAGAAGGTGCGCGGCGATGTTGAGAAGTCCAAGCGCAAGGTTGAGGGCGACCTCAAGCTCACCCAGGAGGCTGTTGCCGATCTAGAGCGCAACAAGAAGGAACTGGAGCAGACCATCCAGCGCAAGGACAAGGAGCTATCCTCCATCACCGCCAAGCTCGAGGATGAGCAGGTCGTGGTTGGCAAGCACCAGCGCCAGATCAAGGAACTGCAGGCCCGCATTGAGGAGCTCGAGGAGGAGGTCGAGGCTGAGCGCCAGGCCCGCGCCAAGGCTGAGAAGCAGCGCGCCGATCTGGCCCGCGAGCTTGAGGAATTGGGCGAGCGTCTGGAGGAGGCTGGCGGTGCCACCTCTGCCCAGATTGAGCTCAACAAGAAGCGTGAGGCTGAGCTCAGCAAGCTCCGTCGCGATCTTGAGGAGGCCAACATCCAGCACGAGTCCACCCTGGCTAACCTGCGCAAGAAGCACAACGATGCCGTCGCCGAGATGGCCGAGCAGGTTGATCAGCTCAACAAGCTGAAGGCTAA GGCTGAGAAGGAGAAGAACGAGTACTACGGCCAGTTGAACGATCTGCGTGCCGGTGTCGACCACATTACCAACGAGAAG gcTGCCCAGGAGAAGATCGCCAAGCAGCTGCAGCACACCCTCAACGAAGTCCAGTCCAAATTGGATGAGACCAACAGGACTCTGAACGACTTCGATGCCAGCAAGAAGAAGCTGTCCATTGAGAACTCCGATCTGCTCCGCCAGCTGGAGGAGGCCGAGTCCCAGGTGTCTCAGCTGTCCAAGATCAAGATCTCCCTGACCACCCAGCTTGAGGATACCAAGCGTCTGGCCGATGAGGAGTCCCGCGAGCGCGCCACCCTTCTGGGCAAGTTCCGCAACCTGGAGCACGACCTGGACAACCTGCGCGAACAGGTTGAGGAGGAGGCTGAGGGCAAGGCTGATCTGCAGCGCCAGCTCAGCAAGGCCAACGCCGAGGCCCAGGTCTGGCGTAGCAAGTACGAGTCCGATGGTGTTGCCCGCTCtgaggagctggaggaggcCAAGAGGAAGCTGCAGGCCCGTCTCGCCGAGGCTGAGGAGACCATTGAGTCCCTCAACCAGAAGTGCATCGGCCTGGAGAAGACCAAGCAGCGCCTGTCCACCGAAGTGGAGGATCTGCAGCTGGAGGTCGACCGTGCCAACGCCATTGCCAACGCTGCCGAGAAGAAGCAGAAGGCCTTCGACAAGATCATCGGCGAGTGGAAGCTCAAGGTCGATGATTTGGCCGCTGAGCTGGATGCCTCCCAGAAGGAGTGCCGCAACTACTCCACCGAGCTGTTCCGTCTGAAGGGTGCCTACGAGGAGGGCCAGGAGCAGCTGGAGGCTGTGCGTCGTGAGAACAAGAACTTGGCTGATGAGGTCAAGGATCTGCTCGACCAGATCGGTGAGGGTGGCCGCAACATCCATGAGATCGAGAAGGCCCGCAAGCGCCTGGAGGCTGAGAAGGACGAGCTCCAGGCCGCCCTTGAGGAGGCTGAGGCTGCTCTTGAGCAGGAGGAGAACAAGGTGCTGCGCGCCCAGCTGGAGCTGTCCCAGGTCCGCCAGGAAATCGACCGCCGCATCCAGGAGAAGGAAGAGGAGTTCGAGAACACCCGCAAGAACCACCAGCGCGCCCTCGACTCCATGCAGGCTTCCCTTGAGGCTGAGGCCAAGGGCAAGGCTGAGGCCCTGCGCATGAAGAAGAAGCTGGAGGCTGACATCAACGAGCTGGAGATTGCTCTGGATCATGCCAACAAG GCTAACGCCGAGGCCCAGAAGAACATCAAGCGTTACCAGCAACAGCTTAAGGACATCCAGACCGCCCTCGAGGAGGAGCAGCGCGCCCGCGACGATGCCCGCGAACAGCTGGGTATCTCCGAGCGTCGTGCCAACGCCCTCCAGAACGAACTGGAGGAGTCGCGCACTCTGTTGGAGCAGGCCGACCGTGGCCGTCGCCAGGCCGAGCAGGAACTGGCCGATGCCCACGAGCAGTTGAACGAGGTTTCCGCCCAGAACGCCTCCATCTCCGCTGCCAAGAGGAAGCTGGAGTCTGAGCTGCAGACCCTGCACTCCGACCTGGACGAACTCTTGAACGAGGCCAAGAACTCCGAGGAGAAGGCCAAGAAGGCTATGGTTGATGCCGCCCGCCTGGCTGATGAGCTCCGCGCTGAGCAGGATCATGCCCAGACCCAGGAGAAATTGAGGAAGGCTTTGGAGCAGCAGATCAAGGAGCTCCAGGTCCGTCTCGACGAGGCCGAGGCCAACGCCCTCAAGGGAGGCAAGAAGGCCATCCAGAAGCTGGAGCAGCGCGTCCGCGAGCTCGAGAACGAGCTGGATGGTGAGCAGAGGCGACATGCCGATGCCCAGAAGAACTTGCGCAAGTCTGAGCGCCGCATCAAGGAGCTGAGCTTCCAGTCTGAGGAGGACCGCAAGAACCACGAACGCATGCAGGATCTGGTCGACAAGCTGCAACAGAAGATCAAGACATACAAGAGGCAGATCGAGGAGGCTGAGGAAATCGCTGCCCTCAACTTGGCCAAATTCCGCAAGGCTcagcaggagctggaggaggcTGAGGAGCGTGCCGATCTGGCCGAGCAGGCCATCAGCAAATTCCGCGCCAAGGGACGTGCCGGTTCTGTCGGTCGTGGTGCCAGCCCAGCG CCGACAGCGTCAAAGGGCCGCAAGAGCGCGCTGCTGGAGCAGTAG